The Pyrodictium delaneyi genome contains a region encoding:
- a CDS encoding 50S ribosomal protein L10, protein MSVVQAHMRRIPEWKIKEVEELTELIKNHKVVAIVDLSKTPTAQLQRIRRKIERKFGDKVVLRVAKNTLFRLALKRAGIDPSPLEPYLTGTNMFIFTNLNPFELALALDKIYATKPAKPGDIAPTEIVLPAGDTGFKPGPIMSVFGKLRVPIRVQGGSIWIAKDTKVAKPGDEISPELASILQKLGIEPIIVKLKIKAAYEDGVVIPADKLILDLEAYRRDVAQAHLAALMVGVEIAYPEPQVLELAIPLAVRRALAVAAEAGYVTPDNAEYVIGLAVAKALAVVAALGDTAKELGIDIQVAAPAAAPAAEEKKEEEEKEEEEKKEEVGEEQLAAGLESLFGF, encoded by the coding sequence ATGAGTGTTGTCCAGGCTCATATGCGGCGTATACCAGAGTGGAAGATAAAGGAGGTAGAGGAGCTAACCGAGCTGATCAAGAACCACAAGGTCGTAGCTATTGTCGACCTATCTAAGACGCCGACAGCTCAGCTGCAGCGTATACGCCGGAAGATAGAGCGTAAGTTCGGCGACAAGGTAGTACTTAGGGTAGCCAAGAATACACTCTTCAGGCTAGCCCTTAAGAGAGCTGGTATAGACCCTTCCCCGCTCGAGCCTTACCTGACTGGGACTAACATGTTCATATTCACTAACCTTAACCCGTTCGAACTCGCACTAGCCCTTGACAAGATATATGCGACCAAGCCTGCCAAGCCCGGCGACATAGCACCTACAGAGATAGTGCTTCCTGCGGGTGATACTGGCTTCAAGCCTGGCCCGATAATGAGCGTCTTCGGTAAGCTACGTGTACCGATACGTGTCCAGGGAGGCAGCATCTGGATAGCTAAGGATACTAAGGTTGCCAAGCCAGGCGATGAAATATCGCCAGAGCTAGCGTCCATACTTCAGAAGCTAGGTATTGAGCCAATAATAGTGAAACTCAAGATAAAGGCGGCCTATGAGGATGGTGTTGTAATTCCGGCTGACAAACTGATACTGGACCTAGAAGCATACCGCCGTGACGTGGCTCAAGCGCATCTAGCAGCGCTCATGGTGGGTGTTGAGATAGCGTACCCAGAGCCACAGGTGCTAGAGCTAGCTATACCTCTAGCAGTGAGGCGTGCGCTAGCAGTAGCTGCTGAAGCGGGCTACGTGACGCCAGACAACGCCGAGTATGTGATAGGCCTGGCTGTGGCTAAGGCTCTAGCAGTAGTAGCAGCACTCGGAGATACAGCCAAGGAGCTAGGAATAGATATCCAGGTGGCGGCACCAGCTGCTGCGCCTGCTGCCGAGGAGAAGAAGGAGGAAGAAGAGAAGGAAGAGGAGGAGAAGAAGGAGGAGGTAGGCGAAGAGCAGCTAGCAGCAGGCCTCGAGAGCCTCTTCGGCTTCTAG
- the rpl18a gene encoding 50S ribosomal protein L18Ae, giving the protein MGDVKFYLVEGKMLIRPHKMPEWWKFRKYVRALKPEHAVEKVLSELGSNHKIKRYHIKIERVVEVPAEEVPDRSLVALASLTRWIKP; this is encoded by the coding sequence ATGGGCGACGTGAAGTTCTACCTTGTTGAGGGTAAGATGCTGATACGTCCACATAAGATGCCGGAGTGGTGGAAGTTTAGGAAATATGTAAGAGCGCTAAAGCCAGAGCACGCTGTAGAGAAGGTGTTGTCGGAGCTGGGTAGCAACCATAAAATAAAGAGGTATCATATCAAGATAGAGCGTGTCGTTGAAGTACCAGCCGAGGAGGTGCCTGACCGCAGCCTAGTAGCCCTAGCCAGCCTCACTAGGTGGATTAAACCTTGA
- the alaS gene encoding alanine--tRNA ligase: protein MQADPKEYQLEFFREKGFTRRRCHVGGEYFWTLNPEQEHCNDAPCVEYYFWNLPKKVNDLSVAEARRKFIRFFERNGHEFIEPRPVVARWREDLYLTIASIVVFQPHVTSGVVPPPANPLVIVQPSIRLEDIDNVGLTLGRHLTSFEMGGHHAFNYPDKHVYWKEETVRLAFEFFTEELGIPPEHITFKESWWEGGGNAGPSFEVTVGGLELATLVFMQYRVTDGGYEPIPLRVVDTGYGIERLAWFTQKVPTAFHAIYGSLLDEFYKLLGIEPAPRNLLWAAARDAGRLDPENPESIKRFYERAARDVGLEPSEAEKLLRREAAVYALLDHSKTIALMLADGIVPSNTGEGYLARLVIRRAIRLIKKLGSDVSLVELVERQARFWGNDYYPQMLRNIDYILKVTRIEEERYRRSLERGLREVTRLLRRKRSLSLDDLIVLYDSHGLPPDMVAEAAAKLGVKVDVPHNFYAIVAERHGASGGIARRAEHPSLPQDVVGWLKGFPATERLFHQNPYLREFNAKVLGVKGVYLVLDRTAFYPTGGGQLHDTGVIRLCGEEYQVKRVEKVGDVIVHVLDREPRSNCSEAWGRIDWERRYRLMRHHTGVHVILGAARRVLGEHVWQAGAEKTPEKARLDITHYETPSPEEIRRIEELANRAILERIDVETKIMDRNEAEKLYGFRLYQGGVPMTPKLRVVKIGDWDVEACFGTHVANTAEIGAVKITRVEKLQDGVIRLELVAGSEVARYASELEERVNRVANIVSGSVTELEKRVEKLIRDYNNTRQNLNKLRRYIVEQLAERIKKEPLTIDGIRIYVVKDKLPLHDLYQELTKLLSQEDPDGITIALIPVEQGLMVEIGAGSSASRRVNLRELARLLSNKGFRGGGKPTHINMLARNVDENEVLEVIISALRELIKEKP from the coding sequence TTGCAGGCTGACCCGAAGGAATACCAGCTGGAGTTCTTCCGGGAAAAGGGCTTCACTAGGCGCCGGTGCCATGTAGGCGGCGAGTACTTCTGGACTCTTAATCCAGAGCAAGAACACTGCAATGATGCGCCATGTGTTGAGTACTATTTCTGGAACCTTCCGAAGAAGGTTAACGATCTCAGCGTAGCTGAGGCTAGGAGGAAGTTCATCCGGTTCTTTGAGAGAAACGGCCACGAGTTCATAGAGCCTAGGCCCGTAGTAGCTCGGTGGAGAGAAGATCTCTATCTAACTATTGCAAGTATTGTCGTCTTTCAGCCTCACGTGACCAGCGGTGTTGTACCGCCGCCTGCCAACCCTCTCGTGATAGTTCAGCCGAGTATAAGATTAGAAGACATAGACAATGTAGGACTCACTCTAGGTAGGCATCTCACCAGCTTCGAGATGGGCGGGCATCACGCCTTCAACTATCCAGACAAACATGTATATTGGAAGGAGGAGACAGTACGCCTGGCCTTCGAATTCTTCACAGAAGAGCTCGGCATACCGCCGGAGCACATAACGTTCAAGGAATCTTGGTGGGAAGGCGGTGGTAATGCCGGGCCAAGCTTCGAAGTAACAGTTGGCGGTCTCGAGCTAGCAACACTAGTATTTATGCAATACCGCGTAACCGATGGAGGATATGAGCCGATACCCCTTAGAGTAGTAGATACAGGGTATGGTATCGAGCGTTTAGCGTGGTTCACGCAGAAAGTACCTACAGCATTCCACGCTATATACGGCAGTTTACTAGACGAATTCTACAAGCTTCTCGGCATAGAGCCTGCTCCACGTAATCTGCTCTGGGCAGCTGCACGTGATGCTGGCAGACTAGATCCTGAGAACCCAGAGAGCATAAAGAGATTTTATGAGAGAGCTGCACGTGATGTAGGTCTCGAGCCTAGCGAGGCCGAGAAGCTGCTACGCCGTGAGGCAGCGGTATACGCGTTACTGGACCATAGTAAGACCATAGCATTAATGCTAGCCGATGGCATCGTGCCGAGTAATACTGGCGAGGGCTACTTAGCTCGGCTAGTGATTCGGCGAGCTATCCGGCTGATAAAGAAGCTCGGCAGTGATGTTAGCCTCGTAGAGCTTGTCGAGAGACAAGCCCGATTCTGGGGCAATGACTACTACCCACAAATGTTGCGTAACATAGACTACATACTGAAGGTCACTAGGATAGAGGAGGAACGGTATAGAAGAAGCCTAGAGAGGGGTCTACGCGAGGTCACAAGGCTTCTCCGACGTAAACGCAGCCTAAGCCTTGACGACCTCATAGTGCTCTATGACTCTCATGGTTTGCCACCCGACATGGTTGCCGAAGCAGCTGCAAAGCTCGGTGTAAAAGTGGATGTTCCGCATAACTTTTACGCAATAGTTGCCGAGCGTCATGGTGCTAGCGGTGGTATAGCTAGACGGGCTGAGCATCCCAGCCTCCCACAAGACGTAGTTGGGTGGCTCAAGGGATTCCCGGCGACGGAAAGACTGTTCCATCAGAATCCCTATCTGCGTGAATTCAACGCCAAAGTTCTTGGTGTAAAAGGTGTCTATCTGGTCTTAGACCGTACAGCATTCTATCCTACAGGCGGCGGACAACTGCATGACACTGGCGTTATACGTCTATGTGGCGAGGAATACCAGGTAAAACGTGTAGAGAAGGTTGGAGATGTTATAGTGCATGTGCTTGACCGTGAGCCCAGAAGTAACTGCTCCGAGGCTTGGGGCCGGATAGACTGGGAGCGCCGCTACCGGCTAATGAGACACCATACCGGTGTACATGTGATACTGGGTGCCGCTAGGCGTGTTCTAGGAGAACATGTATGGCAGGCAGGCGCCGAGAAGACACCAGAGAAAGCACGCCTTGATATAACTCACTATGAGACTCCTAGTCCCGAGGAAATACGAAGGATAGAAGAGCTAGCCAATAGAGCTATACTAGAACGCATTGACGTAGAGACAAAAATAATGGATAGAAATGAGGCCGAGAAACTCTACGGATTTAGGCTATATCAAGGTGGCGTTCCAATGACTCCTAAACTGCGTGTAGTAAAGATAGGCGATTGGGATGTAGAGGCGTGCTTTGGCACACACGTGGCCAATACTGCCGAGATAGGTGCAGTGAAGATAACACGCGTCGAAAAGCTACAGGATGGGGTCATACGTCTAGAACTTGTAGCTGGGAGCGAGGTTGCTCGTTATGCCTCAGAGCTTGAGGAGCGTGTAAACCGCGTAGCTAATATAGTGAGTGGAAGTGTCACGGAGCTCGAGAAGCGTGTAGAGAAGCTAATACGTGACTACAACAATACTCGGCAGAATCTCAACAAGCTTCGGAGATATATAGTCGAACAATTAGCCGAGAGGATCAAAAAGGAACCATTGACCATAGACGGTATTAGGATATATGTTGTTAAAGATAAACTGCCGCTCCATGATCTATACCAGGAGCTAACCAAATTACTAAGCCAAGAAGATCCTGATGGCATTACAATTGCGCTAATACCCGTGGAACAAGGATTAATGGTAGAGATTGGTGCAGGCTCCTCTGCATCAAGACGAGTTAATCTGCGTGAACTAGCCAGACTATTAAGCAACAAAGGCTTCCGGGGTGGAGGCAAGCCAACGCACATCAATATGCTAGCTAGGAATGTCGATGAGAATGAAGTACTAGAAGTAATTATATCGGCTCTACGTGAACTAATTAAGGAAAAACCATAG
- a CDS encoding transcription elongation factor Spt5, with translation MEQQEDSAVQRKPSVQPRLYAVRTVAGRELDVALIIEQRVRDENIPIYSIIVPSQIRGYVIVETPAAFHAANAIQGIRYAKGVVPGVLRYDDVERLLKPEAVVETLKPGDVVEIISGPFRGMKAQVVRVLPGKNEVVLNVLEVEYPLQITVPGDSVRPARERGS, from the coding sequence ATGGAGCAGCAAGAAGATAGCGCGGTGCAGCGTAAGCCGTCTGTACAGCCACGTCTTTACGCCGTTAGGACTGTTGCCGGTAGAGAATTGGACGTGGCGCTTATTATAGAGCAGCGTGTCCGTGACGAGAACATACCAATATATTCCATCATAGTGCCGTCGCAGATACGAGGTTACGTCATAGTTGAAACTCCTGCAGCATTCCACGCTGCTAACGCTATACAAGGTATAAGGTATGCTAAGGGTGTGGTACCTGGAGTATTGCGTTATGATGACGTAGAGAGGCTGCTAAAGCCGGAAGCAGTAGTCGAAACTCTCAAGCCTGGAGACGTTGTGGAGATAATCTCTGGGCCGTTCCGCGGCATGAAGGCGCAGGTTGTTCGAGTGTTGCCGGGTAAAAATGAGGTAGTTTTAAATGTGCTAGAGGTTGAGTACCCGCTTCAAATCACGGTACCAGGTGACTCGGTGAGGCCCGCTAGGGAGCGAGGGAGCTAG
- a CDS encoding DUF434 domain-containing protein: MGGVRISQLDIPLDAFYDLFFLLTRGYPRGEALELVKRKYGLSRREAILLARCIHSENVSKLVKNKLVIPRDLFNAKLVVDGFNQLATIYAALMGVPVFVCSDGLTRDALLSGPRLVIENIRTLAGILADVLRAIKPGKVVIVLDSQPSHSGDAAAFLRRSLNGLNALVEVSRTADKRVIEYALAGYVAASSDIAIVMKVGKVFDLAGFAIRKTLSQRAKVNIIPQLLETLHSRWCVKRGGGKKGP; encoded by the coding sequence ATAGGGGGAGTCCGTATATCCCAGCTAGATATCCCGCTGGATGCATTCTATGATCTTTTCTTTCTACTGACTCGTGGATATCCGCGAGGCGAAGCACTAGAGTTAGTCAAGCGTAAGTATGGCCTCTCTAGGCGAGAGGCCATACTTTTGGCTAGATGTATACATTCCGAGAATGTCTCTAAACTAGTCAAAAATAAACTTGTAATACCCAGAGATCTATTTAATGCTAAACTTGTAGTTGATGGGTTTAATCAGCTAGCCACCATCTATGCAGCCCTTATGGGTGTTCCCGTGTTTGTCTGTAGTGATGGTCTAACACGTGATGCTTTACTTTCGGGACCCCGCCTTGTCATAGAGAATATTAGAACCCTGGCAGGTATTCTTGCGGATGTTTTACGTGCTATAAAACCAGGTAAGGTGGTCATTGTCCTAGATAGCCAGCCTAGTCATAGTGGTGACGCTGCAGCGTTTCTCCGTAGAAGCCTCAATGGTCTTAACGCTCTAGTCGAGGTATCAAGAACAGCAGACAAAAGAGTAATAGAATATGCGTTGGCCGGGTATGTTGCAGCGAGTAGTGATATAGCAATAGTAATGAAGGTTGGTAAGGTATTCGACTTAGCAGGTTTTGCGATCAGAAAGACACTATCACAGAGAGCTAAGGTAAACATTATACCCCAGCTGCTAGAGACTCTACACAGCCGGTGGTGCGTGAAGAGAGGCGGCGGGAAGAAGGGCCCGTAG
- a CDS encoding 50S ribosomal protein L31e encodes MPKEKKEAIYTIPLARVYWGRRSNRAARAVRLVRKFVARHFGVDVADVVIHNSVNEYIWSRSIEKPPRRITVKAVKDQETGKVKVLLVRQKKAVRSAQDQQS; translated from the coding sequence ATGCCTAAGGAGAAGAAGGAGGCCATATACACTATCCCCCTTGCTCGAGTATACTGGGGGCGCCGTAGCAATCGTGCAGCACGTGCTGTGAGGCTAGTAAGGAAGTTCGTAGCAAGGCATTTCGGCGTTGATGTCGCAGATGTAGTTATACACAATAGTGTCAATGAATATATATGGTCTAGGAGCATAGAGAAGCCGCCTCGCCGTATAACAGTCAAGGCTGTCAAAGACCAAGAAACCGGTAAGGTCAAGGTTCTGCTCGTGAGGCAGAAGAAGGCTGTGAGGTCTGCTCAGGATCAACAGAGTTAG
- a CDS encoding translation initiation factor IF-6 — MIEYMNVHGNPNIGVYIFANNSIALVPPTITEKDKKKIADILDVEVIDVKIADMIINGVMVAGNDKGLLLPRIVKPEEYDSLREYIGDKIRLEILEIRQTALGNLIAANNYGAFVSPTIDKSAIEKIKQVLGVETVYQRHLADIPTVGSMIVVTNRGGVVHPGVSDEEIKVLGNVFRVEFATATVNFGLYFVKAGLVANDKGALVGDETTGPELMRIQQALRLGG, encoded by the coding sequence TTGATAGAGTACATGAATGTCCATGGGAACCCCAATATAGGTGTCTACATATTTGCTAACAACAGCATAGCATTGGTGCCTCCAACGATTACTGAGAAGGATAAAAAGAAGATAGCCGACATTCTTGATGTAGAAGTCATAGACGTCAAGATAGCAGATATGATAATCAATGGTGTAATGGTGGCTGGTAATGATAAGGGGTTGTTGTTGCCAAGAATAGTAAAGCCTGAGGAATATGATAGCCTACGGGAGTATATAGGTGATAAGATACGGCTAGAGATCCTTGAAATACGTCAAACTGCTCTCGGAAACTTGATAGCTGCCAACAATTATGGAGCATTCGTATCACCAACGATAGATAAGTCAGCTATCGAGAAAATTAAACAAGTCCTGGGCGTAGAGACTGTATATCAGCGTCATTTGGCGGATATTCCCACAGTAGGCTCTATGATTGTTGTAACTAACCGTGGTGGTGTTGTGCATCCGGGCGTAAGTGACGAGGAGATCAAGGTCCTGGGCAACGTGTTTCGTGTAGAGTTCGCCACAGCTACTGTAAACTTTGGCCTTTACTTTGTAAAGGCAGGGCTTGTCGCGAACGATAAAGGTGCACTGGTAGGCGATGAAACTACTGGTCCCGAGCTTATGAGGATTCAGCAAGCCTTAAGACTCGGGGGCTGA
- a CDS encoding 50S ribosomal protein L1: MSFIPRDAVEKAVREAIEASPRRNFKQSVDLIVVMRDVDLKSPQGRIREVVFLPYPPNKKVNICVAADGDMAVKAREVAERVLTKEELQGLVGNRKAAKKIAEFCDWVLVRTDLMPLVGRTLAPALGPRGKIPIPVPPNANIVDFVKRYRAAVMLRMKDQPQVMCRVGTEDMKVEEIVENIYKVLNTLEGKLPNARNNIARVIVKTTMGPPVEVMLR, from the coding sequence GTGTCGTTTATACCCCGTGATGCGGTAGAGAAGGCAGTTAGAGAAGCTATAGAGGCGAGTCCGCGGCGTAACTTTAAGCAGTCAGTGGATCTTATAGTCGTAATGCGTGATGTTGACCTCAAGAGTCCACAAGGACGCATAAGGGAGGTAGTCTTCCTGCCATATCCGCCAAATAAGAAAGTGAACATATGTGTGGCAGCTGATGGCGATATGGCGGTGAAGGCTCGCGAAGTTGCCGAAAGAGTTCTAACGAAGGAAGAGCTACAAGGGCTTGTGGGCAACCGTAAGGCTGCCAAGAAGATAGCTGAGTTCTGCGACTGGGTGCTCGTTCGTACAGACCTAATGCCCCTAGTTGGTAGGACCTTGGCTCCGGCTCTGGGTCCGCGTGGCAAGATACCCATACCTGTGCCACCTAATGCTAACATAGTAGACTTCGTTAAGAGGTACCGTGCAGCGGTAATGCTGAGGATGAAGGACCAGCCGCAGGTGATGTGCCGCGTCGGAACAGAGGATATGAAGGTTGAGGAGATAGTAGAAAACATATACAAGGTGCTTAATACGCTAGAGGGTAAGCTGCCGAACGCTAGGAACAACATAGCGAGAGTCATAGTCAAGACTACTATGGGTCCACCTGTCGAGGTCATGCTGCGCTAA
- a CDS encoding YhbY family RNA-binding protein, translating to MRNLSRLKEIVQQGPADVIIGKNGLSEGVLKEIDRRLKEKGVVKVKALRTAVKVTGLDRRELARRVAEKLGARLLDVRGRTFVLYRPQPRRERPQPAGRNKIRSVRERNVAGRSARWSRR from the coding sequence ATGAGGAACCTCTCGAGGCTGAAGGAGATAGTACAGCAGGGTCCAGCCGACGTGATTATAGGCAAGAACGGGCTTAGTGAGGGGGTGTTGAAGGAGATAGATCGTAGGCTCAAGGAGAAGGGCGTCGTGAAGGTTAAGGCGCTTCGTACGGCTGTCAAGGTTACTGGGCTTGATCGGAGAGAGCTTGCGCGCCGGGTTGCAGAGAAGCTCGGCGCACGCCTCCTTGATGTGAGAGGGCGCACTTTTGTGCTCTATAGGCCTCAGCCGCGACGTGAAAGACCCCAGCCTGCTGGAAGGAATAAAATACGGTCTGTGAGGGAGCGGAATGTAGCGGGGAGGAGCGCAAGATGGTCACGGCGTTAG
- a CDS encoding 50S ribosomal protein L39e has product MAHFKPLGKKLRLAKALKQNRAVPIWVIIKTNRRFRDHPKRRHWRRVKLKA; this is encoded by the coding sequence ATGGCGCATTTTAAGCCGCTCGGAAAGAAGCTCCGGCTCGCTAAGGCACTCAAGCAGAACCGTGCAGTACCCATATGGGTTATTATAAAGACTAACAGGAGGTTCCGTGACCACCCTAAGCGTCGGCACTGGAGGAGAGTTAAGCTAAAGGCCTAA
- the ftsY gene encoding signal recognition particle-docking protein FtsY, producing the protein MVFNKLKKALKKFVDNVAEVVATKEIKEEELEPILEELVISLAESDVAFEVAEEIAAKLREKLVGSKVPRFSDLRSHVVKTLEEAIVEVLSRGYKRLDLVAEASRRSPENPLRIVFFGVNGVGKTTTIAKFAYMFRSQGVTPVIAAADTFRAGAQEQLRKHAEKLGVPFIGGRYGADPAAVVYDAIEYARARGYRVVLIDTAGRLHTDRDLMEELRKITRVAKPDYRALVVDALTGNDAVEQARFFDEAVGIDFIVMTKVDADVKGGTALSVAAVTGKPILFMGVGQSYEDLEPFEPRRYAEKILAELKQGET; encoded by the coding sequence ATGGTATTTAACAAGCTTAAAAAGGCGTTGAAAAAGTTTGTAGATAACGTCGCCGAGGTCGTCGCTACCAAGGAGATAAAAGAGGAGGAATTGGAACCAATACTAGAAGAGCTCGTAATCAGTCTAGCTGAGAGTGATGTGGCGTTTGAGGTTGCTGAAGAGATAGCTGCAAAGCTTCGGGAGAAGCTTGTAGGTAGTAAAGTGCCGAGATTCAGCGATCTACGTAGCCACGTAGTTAAGACTTTAGAAGAAGCTATTGTGGAAGTACTTAGCCGGGGTTATAAGCGGTTGGATCTTGTTGCAGAGGCGTCTAGGCGTTCACCTGAAAACCCGCTGAGAATAGTATTCTTCGGCGTCAACGGTGTAGGCAAGACTACTACCATAGCTAAGTTTGCTTATATGTTTCGTAGCCAGGGTGTAACGCCAGTAATTGCGGCTGCTGATACATTTCGTGCTGGCGCTCAAGAGCAATTACGTAAACATGCTGAGAAGCTCGGTGTACCGTTTATTGGCGGGCGATATGGTGCTGATCCTGCAGCAGTAGTCTATGATGCCATAGAGTATGCACGGGCTCGCGGCTACCGTGTTGTATTGATAGATACTGCTGGACGCTTGCACACAGATAGAGACCTTATGGAGGAGCTGCGTAAGATAACTAGAGTGGCTAAACCAGATTATCGTGCTCTAGTGGTTGACGCCCTTACGGGTAACGATGCTGTTGAGCAGGCTCGCTTCTTTGACGAGGCGGTGGGCATAGATTTCATAGTAATGACTAAGGTTGATGCAGATGTTAAGGGTGGTACAGCACTTAGTGTTGCTGCTGTGACCGGTAAACCCATTCTCTTCATGGGCGTGGGACAGAGCTATGAAGACTTGGAGCCTTTTGAACCGCGTCGCTACGCGGAAAAGATACTAGCAGAGCTAAAGCAGGGAGAGACCTGA
- the pfdA gene encoding prefoldin subunit alpha — MSTQQTITLEEAIEQLTLLENQIKQLQTATAELESRLIQLSAVEEALMNIRNGAEDALVPLDSRGGVLVRASIKPLEKILVHVGLDLFVEVPHEKALKFIREERASTSKLLDAYQRELAKLTQYYAALRSAVEQSLQAGMAQTRQRQQ; from the coding sequence TTGAGTACACAGCAGACTATAACCCTTGAAGAGGCTATTGAGCAGCTGACTCTTCTCGAAAACCAGATAAAACAACTCCAAACTGCCACAGCGGAACTCGAAAGTAGACTAATCCAGCTCTCAGCGGTTGAAGAGGCGCTTATGAATATACGTAATGGTGCAGAAGATGCGCTAGTACCGCTGGACTCTAGGGGCGGAGTATTAGTACGTGCATCCATAAAGCCTCTTGAAAAGATATTGGTACATGTCGGTCTAGACTTGTTCGTAGAGGTTCCTCACGAGAAGGCATTGAAATTCATACGTGAGGAAAGAGCATCTACGTCAAAGCTGTTAGATGCGTACCAAAGGGAACTTGCAAAGCTTACCCAGTATTATGCTGCTCTCCGCTCTGCTGTGGAACAGTCTCTCCAGGCTGGCATGGCGCAGACACGCCAACGGCAACAGTAG
- a CDS encoding protein translocase SEC61 complex subunit gamma produces the protein MAVKEKESIIDYMKATLHEWKLILQRVEKPDKIEYIQAAKVIWLAILLVGSVAYVIHFVATSLLTG, from the coding sequence ATGGCTGTAAAGGAGAAGGAGAGCATTATAGACTATATGAAGGCTACTCTGCACGAGTGGAAGCTTATCCTCCAGCGTGTAGAGAAGCCAGACAAGATAGAATATATACAAGCAGCCAAAGTAATATGGCTGGCCATACTTCTCGTAGGCTCCGTAGCCTATGTCATACACTTTGTAGCTACATCGCTTCTAACTGGATAA
- a CDS encoding 50S ribosomal protein L11 — MGMIRVINVKVKGGEASPAPPLSDSLKKVGLDVEKVVEEINKLTERYKGFEVQVKIIVDEDTKEYEIEVKPPTTTELLLKAVGAKEPSGDPMHQKIGDLPFEKIVEIAIMKKPALTAKTLKAAVKTILGSARSIGITVDGKDPKQVTREVEEGVYDAVLSKYEEEWEKA; from the coding sequence ATGGGCATGATTAGGGTCATCAACGTCAAGGTTAAGGGGGGCGAGGCTTCCCCAGCCCCACCTCTAAGCGACTCCTTGAAGAAGGTTGGGCTAGATGTAGAGAAGGTTGTAGAGGAAATCAACAAGCTTACTGAGAGATATAAGGGATTCGAGGTACAAGTGAAGATAATAGTTGACGAGGATACTAAGGAGTACGAGATTGAGGTAAAGCCGCCAACAACTACGGAGCTACTGCTGAAAGCGGTGGGTGCTAAGGAGCCTTCCGGTGATCCGATGCATCAGAAAATAGGTGATTTACCATTTGAGAAGATAGTTGAGATAGCCATAATGAAGAAGCCTGCACTCACAGCCAAGACCCTCAAGGCGGCTGTCAAGACCATATTGGGATCTGCTAGGAGCATAGGTATAACTGTCGACGGCAAGGATCCTAAACAGGTCACGCGGGAAGTCGAGGAGGGCGTTTACGACGCTGTCCTCTCAAAGTATGAGGAGGAGTGGGAGAAGGCTTAG
- a CDS encoding DNA-binding protein, with translation MVAEFYDEELEAIKRRKLAELQRRLQMEEEIRRRQQEEAAKREALLRAILTPKARERLANVKLVRPELAKIVEDNIIALVQAGQLQPPVDEDIVKRLLETIYERTHREPRIRIKRK, from the coding sequence ATAGTGGCGGAGTTCTACGACGAGGAGCTTGAGGCTATTAAGCGTAGGAAGCTAGCCGAGCTTCAGCGCCGTCTACAGATGGAGGAGGAGATTCGCCGCCGTCAACAAGAGGAGGCTGCTAAAAGGGAGGCACTCCTGCGCGCCATACTAACTCCTAAGGCTAGGGAGCGCCTTGCCAACGTGAAACTTGTGAGGCCAGAACTAGCTAAGATAGTTGAGGATAACATTATAGCTCTCGTGCAGGCTGGACAGCTACAGCCACCTGTTGACGAGGATATCGTCAAGCGGCTTTTGGAAACCATATACGAGCGGACACATCGGGAGCCACGTATAAGGATTAAAAGAAAGTAG
- a CDS encoding 30S ribosomal protein S19e, whose protein sequence is MVTALEVPADLLIERVAQKLKQMPQIRPPAWAYYVKTGVHKERPPEDPDWWYYRAASILRKLYKRGTPVGIERLRTAYGGRVNRGVAPEHFRKGSGSIVRKILQQLERAGLVVKVRGKGRTLSPRGRSLLDNTAYEIMKELAEKNPALKKYLA, encoded by the coding sequence ATGGTCACGGCGTTAGAGGTCCCAGCCGACCTACTCATAGAGCGTGTGGCACAGAAGCTCAAGCAGATGCCACAGATAAGGCCGCCGGCTTGGGCCTACTACGTCAAGACTGGTGTACACAAGGAGAGACCCCCAGAGGACCCTGACTGGTGGTACTACCGGGCAGCATCGATACTGCGTAAGCTCTACAAGCGTGGAACACCTGTCGGCATTGAGCGGCTACGCACCGCCTATGGTGGCCGTGTGAACAGGGGTGTAGCTCCAGAGCACTTTAGGAAGGGCTCTGGCTCGATCGTGAGGAAGATACTCCAGCAGCTCGAGCGTGCAGGGCTAGTAGTGAAGGTCCGCGGTAAGGGGCGTACACTAAGCCCTAGGGGGCGCAGCCTACTAGACAACACGGCGTATGAGATAATGAAGGAGCTCGCAGAGAAGAACCCTGCACTGAAGAAGTACCTAGCTTAA